In the genome of Gemmatimonadota bacterium, the window GCGGGCGTGATGGCCGTTGAAAGCTTGAGATCGCTGATGAGCAGGCCGCCTCCGCTGTAGTCCGAGAAAGACACGGACTTCTTGTAAACCCCGATCCGCTTCGTGGCTTCGTCCCGCATTTCCACGGCGGCTGTGAACACGCCCGACGGCGTCGTCAGATCCGCGGCCAGCGTAAAGGCCGCTCCCTGAAGCTCCTGGTTACCCGCTTGCCGATCGGGCCGGTCTATAGGGCCGAACCGGTACGCACGGGATAGGGCTGGCGTCTGTAACGAATCGCGCAGGGTGACCAGGTTGTTCAGCCAGGTCCGGTCCCCTTTATCGTCGGTAAGGTCGCCGAACTGCCAGACCGGAATGCTGTAGGTGAGATCCACTTCGGTTGATCCGCCTTCGCCACGAAAGGACACCGCGTCGAAGGCAAACTCGAGGCGTTCACCACCGAAGTCATGAGTGTAGACCTCGGGACTGCGGGCGATCAGTTCGGTGGCGCGTTGACTGGGGTGGAACCGGTCCTGGCGGACCATATTCCGGGTGAAGTTGCTGACGGCCTTGAGCGGATAGTCGAATTTCCCATCCTTCAACGTGTCCACGAAGAACAGTTCCAGGTCGTGCAGGACATATACCCAGCTTTCCACCACGTATCCGGGCTGGGTCTCCATTTCCCTCCGCGCGTTGATCCAGGCGCCTTCCACAGCGGTTACCACCGGGGCGGCTTCCATCAAAGGGAATGGTGACTCGCTGTCATGAAGCTGCAGCCTGTAGCCGGTCAGGAGGTTCTTTTCGCGGATCGCGTCCACGGCCGGGTTTCCGGTAAGCATGTGGGGGATTTCCGGGTCTTCATAGTGGCGGAACACGAACCGCCGCCGGTCGTCCGGCGCGCCATAGCGGATATAGATTTCACCGCGGCGGTCATAGGGTTGCTGCCCCCCGGAGAAATGAACCCGAGCGTACATGACACGGCGGTAGTGCTCGACCAGGCGTTCGTTTGCTATCGTAGCCGGGTTCGAATCCCGCTCGTTCCAGAAGGCGCGCCACAGGGAATCGCGTTCCGGCCCGGTCGCTGCTTTCCAGGTATGCAGTTCCTCTCGCGGTGCGACATGGCGCAGATCCCGGTATACCGCCCGTTCATCGGCGTCCAGCAGGGCGACATAGTCTTCCAGGGCCTCGTGCAATTGCCCGAACTGTTCCTCTGAGCCAAGGGACAGCACTTCGAATTGCGCCAGCATGGTACGGACCCTGACCGGCACGTCCTCACCCAGTTGCCATACCAGTCCTCTGAGCTGTTTGACCCCAAGGTCGTAACGTTCGGAACGATGATTCACGTCGGCGAAACGCAGCAGCGATTCGTCGTGATCCGGATTGACGCGATATTGATACATAAACGCGGCGATCGCCTTTTCGTGTTCCGGCTCTGGCGGACTGTCGTAACAACGACCGAGCTGGAAGTAGGCGTCGGGGTGCGAGGGGTTCAGTTCGATAGTTTTCTGGAAATGCCTCCTCCCGTCCTTTTCGCTGCCGATCAACCTGCTCGTCCGGACCTGGTCCATGTAGGTCATGCCCAGGTAGTAGTGGATATCCGCGTCATCGGGATCCGCCTCGATGGCGTTCCGCAGTGCCTTTCGGGCGTCGAGTCGCCGGTTGGGGAAGCGCATGTACACCATGGCCATGCCGACATGGCCGGGCGCCCAGTGCTTGTCCAGCTGTGTGGTCCGTCTGAATGCCTTCAACGCTTCATCCTCGTTTCCGAGGGCCAACCAGGCCATACCGAGCCAGTAACGGGCCGGCGCCGATCTTCCTTCGTCGCGCACCGCCTGTTGGAGGAGTGGCAGGGCTTCGTCGAATCGACCCTGTTGGTAAAGGGATTTGCCGGCTTCGAGGGGGGTTTCCAGGGAGGAAGGACTTTCAACAGATTCCGGTTGGCCGGCAGCGGGCTGTGATGCCACTTCCAGCGTCATCGTGCACGCGGCAATCATCAGCAGGATACGAACGCACATGCCGGTACCGCCCTGAGTAGGAATGCTGTTCCGGGATGAAGGTGACGAACCAGTCTCCGGTGGCTGTATACTCAAATTAACCATATAGAACCGGCTCACCAAGCCATGTTTTACCGAACCTCGGCCTTTCGCCGAACCTCGGCCAGCAGGCCCGGCACCCCGAAGAACAGCAGGCTGAGGGTCGAGGGGTTCATGTCGATGGATCCGCGCTTGCGGGGATCTTTGCTCCAGTCCTGCGCGTCGATGAGCATTTCCAGGATCTTCAGTCCGGTCTCCAGGTAGCGGTGGTCGCCCGTCAAACGATGGGCGTAGCCCAGGTGCCGGCAGAGGATCCCGCCGTAATGCTCCTTGAGTGGCCGGTCGGACGCGAAAGTGTCCGGAAAGCCGCAGAACCAGTCCACACCCCGTCGGTAGGTCTCGGCCACGTCCTCCCTGCCGGTCATCCGGTGCATCAACTCCAGGCCGATCATCAGGTAATGGGTCTGGTAACCCTTCTGTTCCTTGTAGGGCAGGTCGCGGATCATGCGGGAGAACGGGCCGCCGAGGCCCCTGAACTCGTCATCGGTGAAGGGTGCGGTCGTACCCGTTTCAACGGCCAGCGTCGTGCCTTCCGTGGCCATGCCGTAGGGTAGTTGTTTCGGCAGTCTGTCCGGTGTCGAGACCTGGAAGCGCTTGTACCAGCTCCCGTCTTCATTCTGTCCCCGGGCGACTACGGTATATACTTCCTCGGCTCGGCGCAGGTAGCGGTCCTCGCTCGTGGCCTCGTATACGTGAAGCAGTCCGCGCAACACATTGGCCATGGACCGCAGGCTGAAGCTGTAGGCCGGGTCTTCGGTCCACCGGTAACGCAGGAAGAACGCGCCGGCTTCACGCAGGACTTCGAGGGTCCTGCCGTCGCCGGTCAGATAGTAATGGTCGATCCAGTTGTCGATGAAGGTGTGGGAGGCGCAGGGCTCGTCGCTGAAGTGATCGACGCCGTGGCGGTAGCAGCCGCCGACCATGTACGGCCGGAAGGGGTGCCAGTGGCACGTGTCCACGTCCATTGAATGGCGGGTCATGGCCTCGGCCAGCGCGAAGTAACGCGGATCAGCCGTGCGCTGGTACTGGATCCAGACCGCGTGGCGGGGGTCCCACTCGCTGTTGCACCAGCCCCAGCGGCCCTGGGACTTCCAGTCGTCCTCGGCCTCGTCCCACGTCGCCCGGACGTCGCCGTAGTCCAGGTAGCCGTACCAGCGTCCGAGCCGGATGTTGCGCGCCAGCCAGTCCGCGAAACCTGTCAGCATGCGCTCCGCGGCGGGGATCATCTCTGGCGAGATCATCGGCGTCACATCGGATTTCGGTCGACGCTTCCACTCCGGGCTTGAAACCGCTCGCCGCTCCTGCTCCGGACTCGACTCCGGTAGACCTTCTCGCTCCCGTTCCGACTCCGCCGGAATCCCCTGTTTATCGGCGTCAACCGAGGTGGAAACCGCAAAGCCTCCTGCGGCCCCGCATCGGTCCATCCACTCGGGCGAGACCGATACGTGAGGCTGCGACAGGGCGCATCGAAGCGTTTCGACCGCCTCTTCGCGGCGATCGGCCTCGAAGTACAGGACGTAGCACTCGGTTGTTTTCGCTATTCCGGTCCCGTCGGCATACACCCCCTCTCCCTCGTGCCAGGCGACCTCTTCGGCATACCGTGCCAGTGAGAGACGGCCACCGTCCGGGTCGTGGCGCGCGTACACAGTCATACGGCCGTCACCGGTCAATTCGACGGCTCGCGGGTATTCCTCGGCCATGTTCCGGCATGCGACGCCCACGCCGGACGTCCCGTCACTGAGGGTCGCCCAACCTTCGCACGCTTCATCTTCGTCGATGGTGCTTTCCGTCCCAGGCCGCCCGTGCATCACCTGCACCTGGTTATCCTTCTTCTGCGCGACGCGCAGCCGCTCGCCGTGATCGAGCGTGCCTGTTACGATGCCGTTCAGTCCGTAGGCGTAGTCCAGACCGGATCCGTTGAAGGGGGCGGGAACATCCAGGGCGAGGTCTTCTA includes:
- a CDS encoding tetratricopeptide repeat protein, with amino-acid sequence MCVRILLMIAACTMTLEVASQPAAGQPESVESPSSLETPLEAGKSLYQQGRFDEALPLLQQAVRDEGRSAPARYWLGMAWLALGNEDEALKAFRRTTQLDKHWAPGHVGMAMVYMRFPNRRLDARKALRNAIEADPDDADIHYYLGMTYMDQVRTSRLIGSEKDGRRHFQKTIELNPSHPDAYFQLGRCYDSPPEPEHEKAIAAFMYQYRVNPDHDESLLRFADVNHRSERYDLGVKQLRGLVWQLGEDVPVRVRTMLAQFEVLSLGSEEQFGQLHEALEDYVALLDADERAVYRDLRHVAPREELHTWKAATGPERDSLWRAFWNERDSNPATIANERLVEHYRRVMYARVHFSGGQQPYDRRGEIYIRYGAPDDRRRFVFRHYEDPEIPHMLTGNPAVDAIREKNLLTGYRLQLHDSESPFPLMEAAPVVTAVEGAWINARREMETQPGYVVESWVYVLHDLELFFVDTLKDGKFDYPLKAVSNFTRNMVRQDRFHPSQRATELIARSPEVYTHDFGGERLEFAFDAVSFRGEGGSTEVDLTYSIPVWQFGDLTDDKGDRTWLNNLVTLRDSLQTPALSRAYRFGPIDRPDRQAGNQELQGAAFTLAADLTTPSGVFTAAVEMRDEATKRIGVYKKSVSFSDYSGGGLLISDLKLSTAITPAANPGPFVRRGLDVVPNPGRLYPRGHLVYVYYEVYNLKMDEGGRTSYETLYEITPKGMPALRNRRARSPGDMQTVMSFFEGAGQAEEEAEFTALDTTDLEAGEYVLTVTLTDRHGDAAVSKSVNFMVVEP